The Argentina anserina chromosome 3, drPotAnse1.1, whole genome shotgun sequence genome includes a region encoding these proteins:
- the LOC126786046 gene encoding organelle RRM domain-containing protein 6, chloroplastic, producing the protein MAKRLSSTLFVSRLSFYTTQDKLRQMFSPFGAVTEARLVIDRETRRPKGFGFVTYESEAEAQKALKVMDGRMIDGRLIFVQVAQNERQTEDNSSR; encoded by the exons ATGGCTAAAAGATTAAGCTCGACGCTCTTTGTTAGCA GATTATCATTTTACACCACTCAGGACAAACTCAGGCAGATGTTTTCACCTTTTGGGGCTGTCACGGAAG CTAGGTTAGTTATAGACCGTGAAACTCGAAGGCCCaaaggttttggttttgtgacATACGAGTCTGAGGCTGAGGCACAGAAGGCTCTGAAGGTCATGGATGGCCGG ATGATTGATGGGAGGTTGATTTTTGTTCAAGTTGCACAAAATGAAAGGCAAACCGAGGATAATAGCTCTAGATAG
- the LOC126786035 gene encoding histone H2B-like codes for MAPKAEKKPAEKKPAEKAPAEKAPAEKKPKAGKKLPKEAGAAAGDKKKKRNKKSVETYKIYIFKVLKQVHPDIGISSKAMGIMNSFINDIFEKLAQESSKLARYNKKPTITSREIQTAVRLVLPGELAKHAVSEGTKAVTKFTSS; via the coding sequence ATGGCCCCCAAAGCAGAGAAGAAGCCCGCTGAGAAGAAGCCGGCCGAGAAGGCCCCGGCAGAGAAAGCCCCGGCGGAGAAGAAGCCCAAGGCCGGTAAGAAGCTTCCCAAGGAGGCCGGAGCGGCAGCCggagacaagaagaagaagaggaacaaGAAGAGCGTGGAGACCTACAAGATCTACATCTTCAAGGTCCTCAAGCAGGTCCACCCAGACATTGGGATCTCCAGCAAGGCCATGGGCATCATGAACAGCTTCATCAACGACATCTTTGAGAAGCTTGCTCAGGAGTCGTCCAAGCTCGCAAGGTACAACAAGAAGCCGACTATCACTTCTCGGGAGATCCAGACTGCTGTGAGGCTTGTGCTTCCTGGAGAACTGGCCAAGCACGCTGTTTCTGAGGGGACTAAGGCTGTGACAAAGTTCACTAGCTCTTGA
- the LOC126786037 gene encoding histone H2B-like: protein MAPKAEKKPAEKAPAEKAPAEKKPMAGKKLPKEAGAAAGDKKKKRNTKSVETYKIYIFKVLKQVHPDIGISSKAMGIMNSFINDIFEKLAQESSRLARYNKKPTITSREIQTAVRLVLPGELAKHAVSEGTKAVTKFTSS from the coding sequence ATGGCGCCCAAAGCAGAGAAGAAGCCAGCCGAGAAGGCCCCGGCAGAGAAGGCTCCCGCCGAGAAGAAGCCCATGGCCGGCAAGAAGCTCCCCAAGGAAGCCGGAGCGGCCGCCggagacaagaagaagaagaggaacacGAAAAGCGTGGAGACCTACAAGATCTACATTTTCAAGGTCCTCAAGCAGGTCCACCCAGACATTGGGATCTCCAGCAAGGCCATGGGTATCATGAACAGCTTCATCAATGACATCTTCGAGAAGCTCGCTCAGGAGTCTTCCAGGCTTGCGAGGTACAATAAGAAGCCGACGATTACTTCTCGGGAGATCCAGACTGCTGTCAGGCTTGTGCTTCCTGGTGAATTGGCCAAGCACGCCGTTTCGGAAGGGACCAAGGCTGTGACCAAGTTCACAAGCTCTTGA
- the LOC126786036 gene encoding histone H2B-like: MAPKAEKKPAEKAPAEKAPAEKKPKAGKKLPKEAGAAAGDKKKKRNKKSVETYKIYIFKVLKQVHPDIGISSKAMGIMNSFINDIFEKLAQESSRLARYNKKPTITSREIQTAVRLVLPGELAKHAVSEGTKAVTKFTSS, encoded by the coding sequence ATGGCACCCAAAGCAGAGAAGAAGCCGGCCGAGAAGGCCCCGGCAGAGAAAGCCCCGGCGGAGAAGAAGCCCAAGGCCGGTAAGAAGCTTCCCAAGGAGGCCGGAGCGGCAGCCggagacaagaagaagaagaggaacaaGAAGAGCGTGGAGACCTACAAGATCTACATCTTCAAGGTCCTCAAGCAGGTCCACCCAGACATTGGGATCTCCAGCAAGGCCATGGGCATCATGAACAGCTTCATCAACGACATCTTCGAGAAGCTTGCTCAGGAGTCCTCTAGGCTTGCGAGGTACAACAAGAAGCCGACGATCACTTCTCGGGAGATCCAGACTGCTGTCAGGCTTGTGCTTCCTGGTGAATTGGCCAAGCACGCTGTCTCTGAGGGGACTAAGGCGGTGACCAAGTTTACTAGCTCTTGA
- the LOC126786048 gene encoding uncharacterized protein LOC126786048 — translation MPLNKDLKLGPDDEIHGCIVAGKEANVYRATKSGQEVAISLSRSTGHLFWISSRGSDRYVQGDRRYKTGYCKHNPREMVKVWAEKEERNLNR, via the exons ATGCCTTTGAATAAAGATTTGAAGCTTGGTCCAGATGATGAAATCCATGGCTGCATCGTGGCAGGCAAAGAA GCAAATGTTTACCGCGCAACTAAATCTGGCCAGGAAGTGGCTATCAGCCTATCAAGGTCTACAGGACATCTGTTCTGGATTTCAAGCAG GGGCAGTGATAGATATGTACAAGGAGACCGCCGATACAAAACGGGATACTGCAAACACAATCCCAGGGAAATGGTGAAGGTATGGGCTGAGAAAGAAGAGAGGAATCTGAACCGGTAA